A stretch of Lepisosteus oculatus isolate fLepOcu1 chromosome 11, fLepOcu1.hap2, whole genome shotgun sequence DNA encodes these proteins:
- the l3mbtl1b gene encoding lethal(3)malignant brain tumor-like protein 4 isoform X2, translated as MNEFGALEIVTDLEMQAVQGAALATEPQNPSLANSPTPPPEAATETMTSAEPEGAELLSQALEEAPSVEVVSCGYCGISGSQDSFIQGKFCSPACAQPSSCRASPVEQRDRGGASGNPGNESDRLGKRVRRKRKLYMDSGDEDEENPEEEEEKSKAGKGRRAAKQARQVMTQPAKKKVWSWHTYLEEEKAVAAPVKLFKEHQSFPQSRNGFKVGMKLEGLDPCHPSLFCVLTVAEVQGYRIRLHFDGYPECYDFWVNADAWDIKPAGWCEKTGHKLLLPKGCKDGEFNWSTYVKNCRGQIAPKHLFKSLNTSVTPSGFRPGMKLEAVDRKNPSLICVATIAGVVDNRLLIHFDNWDDSYDYWCDSSSPYIHPVGYCQEQGLTLTAPAEYKHPRSFSWEKYLEETGSQAAPARAFKQRPSHGFQVNMKLEAVDKRNPMLIRVATIMDTEDHRVKIHFDCWSKDYDYWVDADSSDIHPVGWCQKTGHPLQNPLGLSDSTALPGQGCPTPGCNGVGHIRGPRYGTHYTSVSCPYSEINLNKEGLLPDRLSGERTVALAGPHKGKRTETPTPTSTTPDLPELQDDSPHSSVGRKSWSGDSERSGRSSVQSLSEPMHSSEERIGGAAEHCDSGNKAKKSEQIPKCLKLHFVKQEIGDGKESPVSLQQALHDSVFTPSCSTSPTQRIQMCWEKHCKLLPEVLGLSAKKVAKWTTEEVTSFVRGLPGCKDHAAVFRSEQIDGEAFLLLTQADIVKILSIKLGPALKIYNSILMFKSADEE; from the exons ATGAATGAGTTTGGAGCGTTGGAGATCGTCACTGACCTGGAGATGCAAGCTGTTCAGGGGGCTGCCTTGGCAACAGAACCTCAAAATCCCTCCCTTGCCAATAGCCCCACCCCTCCACCAGAGGCTGCCACGGAGACCATGACATCAGCAGAGCCTGAAG GTGCCGAGCTGCTGTCCCAGGCTCTGGAGGAGGCCCCGAGCGTGGAGGTGGTCAGCTGTGGCTATTGTGGAATCTCTGGGAGCCAGGACAGCTTCATCCAGGGCAAGTTCTGCAGCCCTGCCTGCGCACAGCCCTCCAGCTGCAG GGCCAGCCCTGTggagcagagagacagaggcgGGGCCAGCGGTAACCCAGGCAACGAGAGCGACAGGCTGGGAAAGCGtgtgaggaggaagaggaagctgTACATGGACTCGGGTGACGAAGACGAGGAGAAccccgaggaggaggag gAAAAGTCCAAGGCGGGCAAAGGAAGGAGAGCTGCCAAGCAGGCCAGGCAAG TAATGACCCAGCCAGCAAAGAAGAAAGTGTGGAGTTGGCACACGTACCTGGAAGAGGAGAAGGCTGTAGCCGCCCCAGTCAAGCTCTTCAAAGAG CACCAGTCGTTTCCTCAGAGTCGGAACGGCTTCAAAGTGGGCATGAAGCTGGAGGGCCTGGACCCCTGCCACCCGTCCCTGTTCTGTGTGCTCACTGTGGCAGAG GTCCAGGGTTACAGGATACGACTGCACTTCGATGGTTACCCTGAGTGCTATGACTTCTGGGTAAATGCAGACGCCTGGGACATTAAGCCAGCTGGCTGGTGTGAGAAGACAGGGCATAAACTGCTGCTCCCCAAAG GGTGCAAAGACGGAGAGTTCAACTGGAGCACCTATGTGAAGAACTGCAGAGGACAGATCGCTCCTAAACACCTCTTCAAGAGTCTCAACACT TCTGTCACCCCGTCTGGGTTCCGCCCGGGGATGAAACTGGAGGCAGTGGACAGGAAGAACCCCTCTCTGATCTGCGTGGCCACCATCGCTGGCGTGGTAGACAACCGCCTGCTCATCCACTTCGACAACTGGGACGACAGCTACGACTACTG GTGTGACTCCAGCAGTCCTTACATTCACCCCGTGGGTTACTGCCAGGAGCAGGGACTGACCCTGACGGCCCCAGCAG AATACAAACATCCGAGGAGCTTCTCTTGGGAGAAATATCTAGAGGAGACGGGATCCCAAGCTGCCCCCGCCAGGGCCTTTAAACAG agaccctctcacgGGTTCCAGGTGAACATGAAGCTGGAAGCCGTGGACAAGAGGAACCCCATGCTGATCAGAGTGGCCACCATCATGGACACTGAGGACCACCGGGTGAAG ATCCATTTTGACTGCTGGAGTAAGGACTATGATTACTGGGTGGACGCAGACAGCTCCGACATTCACCCCGTGGGCTGGTGTCAGAAGACCGGGCACCCCCTGCAGAACCCGCTGG GACTGTCCGACTCCACGGCGCTCCCGGGGCAGGGCTGCCCCACTCCGGGGTGCAACGGCGTGGGCCACATCCGGGGACCCCGGTACGGCACACACTACAC ATCGGTCAGCTGCCCCTACTCCGAGATCAACCTGAATAAGGAAGGGCTCCTGCCTGACCGGCTGAGCGGAGAGAGGACGGTGGCGCTGGCTGGGCCGCACAAGGGCAAGCGCACCGAGACGCCGACGCCCACCTCCACCACCCCCGACCTACCCGAGCTGCAGGACGACTCCCCCCACTCCAG TGTTGGCAGGAAGTCTTGGAGCGGCGACAGCGAGCGGTCGGGGCGCAGCAGTGTCCAGAGCCTGTCGGAGCCTATGCATAGCAGTGAGGAGAGGATAGGGGGCGCTGCTGAGCACTGCGACAGTGGCAACAAAGCCAAAAA GTCTGAACAAATTCCCAAATGTTTAAAGCTTCATTTTGTCAAACAGGAAATCGGAGATGGAAAAG AGTCCCCCGTGAGTCTGCAGCAGGCTCTACACGACTCGGTGTTCACCCCTTCCTGCTCCACCAGCCCCACACAGCGCATCCAGATGTGCTGGGAGAAGCACTGCAAGCTGCTGCCAGAGGTGCTGGGCCTCTCTGCCAAAAAAGTGGCCAAGTGGACCACTGAGGAG GTCACCAGCTTCGTCAGAGGCTTGCCGGGCTGCAAAGATCATGCTGCTGTTTTCAGGAGTGAG CAAATAGACGGCGAGGCCTTCCTGCTCCTCACCCAGGCGGACATTGTCAAGATCCTGAGCATCAAGCTGGGCCCGGCCCTGAAGATCTACAACTCCATCCTCATGTTCAAGAGTGCTGACGAGGAGTGA
- the l3mbtl1b gene encoding lethal(3)malignant brain tumor-like protein 4 isoform X1: protein MTDTPPIETPTSGGDFDMMSALDWKDGIATLPESNIRFRMNEFGALEIVTDLEMQAVQGAALATEPQNPSLANSPTPPPEAATETMTSAEPEGAELLSQALEEAPSVEVVSCGYCGISGSQDSFIQGKFCSPACAQPSSCRASPVEQRDRGGASGNPGNESDRLGKRVRRKRKLYMDSGDEDEENPEEEEEKSKAGKGRRAAKQARQVMTQPAKKKVWSWHTYLEEEKAVAAPVKLFKEHQSFPQSRNGFKVGMKLEGLDPCHPSLFCVLTVAEVQGYRIRLHFDGYPECYDFWVNADAWDIKPAGWCEKTGHKLLLPKGCKDGEFNWSTYVKNCRGQIAPKHLFKSLNTSVTPSGFRPGMKLEAVDRKNPSLICVATIAGVVDNRLLIHFDNWDDSYDYWCDSSSPYIHPVGYCQEQGLTLTAPAEYKHPRSFSWEKYLEETGSQAAPARAFKQRPSHGFQVNMKLEAVDKRNPMLIRVATIMDTEDHRVKIHFDCWSKDYDYWVDADSSDIHPVGWCQKTGHPLQNPLGLSDSTALPGQGCPTPGCNGVGHIRGPRYGTHYTSVSCPYSEINLNKEGLLPDRLSGERTVALAGPHKGKRTETPTPTSTTPDLPELQDDSPHSSVGRKSWSGDSERSGRSSVQSLSEPMHSSEERIGGAAEHCDSGNKAKKSEQIPKCLKLHFVKQEIGDGKESPVSLQQALHDSVFTPSCSTSPTQRIQMCWEKHCKLLPEVLGLSAKKVAKWTTEEVTSFVRGLPGCKDHAAVFRSEQIDGEAFLLLTQADIVKILSIKLGPALKIYNSILMFKSADEE, encoded by the exons ATGACGGACACCCCGCCCATAGAGACGCCCACCTCCGGGGGTGACTTTGACATGATGAGCGCCCTGGACTGGAAGGACGGTATCGCTACACTGCCGGAGAGCAACATTCGG TTCCGAATGAATGAGTTTGGAGCGTTGGAGATCGTCACTGACCTGGAGATGCAAGCTGTTCAGGGGGCTGCCTTGGCAACAGAACCTCAAAATCCCTCCCTTGCCAATAGCCCCACCCCTCCACCAGAGGCTGCCACGGAGACCATGACATCAGCAGAGCCTGAAG GTGCCGAGCTGCTGTCCCAGGCTCTGGAGGAGGCCCCGAGCGTGGAGGTGGTCAGCTGTGGCTATTGTGGAATCTCTGGGAGCCAGGACAGCTTCATCCAGGGCAAGTTCTGCAGCCCTGCCTGCGCACAGCCCTCCAGCTGCAG GGCCAGCCCTGTggagcagagagacagaggcgGGGCCAGCGGTAACCCAGGCAACGAGAGCGACAGGCTGGGAAAGCGtgtgaggaggaagaggaagctgTACATGGACTCGGGTGACGAAGACGAGGAGAAccccgaggaggaggag gAAAAGTCCAAGGCGGGCAAAGGAAGGAGAGCTGCCAAGCAGGCCAGGCAAG TAATGACCCAGCCAGCAAAGAAGAAAGTGTGGAGTTGGCACACGTACCTGGAAGAGGAGAAGGCTGTAGCCGCCCCAGTCAAGCTCTTCAAAGAG CACCAGTCGTTTCCTCAGAGTCGGAACGGCTTCAAAGTGGGCATGAAGCTGGAGGGCCTGGACCCCTGCCACCCGTCCCTGTTCTGTGTGCTCACTGTGGCAGAG GTCCAGGGTTACAGGATACGACTGCACTTCGATGGTTACCCTGAGTGCTATGACTTCTGGGTAAATGCAGACGCCTGGGACATTAAGCCAGCTGGCTGGTGTGAGAAGACAGGGCATAAACTGCTGCTCCCCAAAG GGTGCAAAGACGGAGAGTTCAACTGGAGCACCTATGTGAAGAACTGCAGAGGACAGATCGCTCCTAAACACCTCTTCAAGAGTCTCAACACT TCTGTCACCCCGTCTGGGTTCCGCCCGGGGATGAAACTGGAGGCAGTGGACAGGAAGAACCCCTCTCTGATCTGCGTGGCCACCATCGCTGGCGTGGTAGACAACCGCCTGCTCATCCACTTCGACAACTGGGACGACAGCTACGACTACTG GTGTGACTCCAGCAGTCCTTACATTCACCCCGTGGGTTACTGCCAGGAGCAGGGACTGACCCTGACGGCCCCAGCAG AATACAAACATCCGAGGAGCTTCTCTTGGGAGAAATATCTAGAGGAGACGGGATCCCAAGCTGCCCCCGCCAGGGCCTTTAAACAG agaccctctcacgGGTTCCAGGTGAACATGAAGCTGGAAGCCGTGGACAAGAGGAACCCCATGCTGATCAGAGTGGCCACCATCATGGACACTGAGGACCACCGGGTGAAG ATCCATTTTGACTGCTGGAGTAAGGACTATGATTACTGGGTGGACGCAGACAGCTCCGACATTCACCCCGTGGGCTGGTGTCAGAAGACCGGGCACCCCCTGCAGAACCCGCTGG GACTGTCCGACTCCACGGCGCTCCCGGGGCAGGGCTGCCCCACTCCGGGGTGCAACGGCGTGGGCCACATCCGGGGACCCCGGTACGGCACACACTACAC ATCGGTCAGCTGCCCCTACTCCGAGATCAACCTGAATAAGGAAGGGCTCCTGCCTGACCGGCTGAGCGGAGAGAGGACGGTGGCGCTGGCTGGGCCGCACAAGGGCAAGCGCACCGAGACGCCGACGCCCACCTCCACCACCCCCGACCTACCCGAGCTGCAGGACGACTCCCCCCACTCCAG TGTTGGCAGGAAGTCTTGGAGCGGCGACAGCGAGCGGTCGGGGCGCAGCAGTGTCCAGAGCCTGTCGGAGCCTATGCATAGCAGTGAGGAGAGGATAGGGGGCGCTGCTGAGCACTGCGACAGTGGCAACAAAGCCAAAAA GTCTGAACAAATTCCCAAATGTTTAAAGCTTCATTTTGTCAAACAGGAAATCGGAGATGGAAAAG AGTCCCCCGTGAGTCTGCAGCAGGCTCTACACGACTCGGTGTTCACCCCTTCCTGCTCCACCAGCCCCACACAGCGCATCCAGATGTGCTGGGAGAAGCACTGCAAGCTGCTGCCAGAGGTGCTGGGCCTCTCTGCCAAAAAAGTGGCCAAGTGGACCACTGAGGAG GTCACCAGCTTCGTCAGAGGCTTGCCGGGCTGCAAAGATCATGCTGCTGTTTTCAGGAGTGAG CAAATAGACGGCGAGGCCTTCCTGCTCCTCACCCAGGCGGACATTGTCAAGATCCTGAGCATCAAGCTGGGCCCGGCCCTGAAGATCTACAACTCCATCCTCATGTTCAAGAGTGCTGACGAGGAGTGA
- the srsf4 gene encoding serine/arginine-rich splicing factor 4 isoform X2, protein MPRVYIGRLSYQARERDVERFFKGYGKILEVDLKNGYGFVEFDDPRDADDAVYELNGKDLCGERVIVEHARGPRRDGSYSSGRSGYVYRRSGRDKYGPPTRTEYRLIVENLSSRCSWQDLKDYMRQAGEVTYADAHKGRKNEGVIEFKSYSDMRRALEKLDGTEVNGRKIRLIEDRPGSRRRRSYSRSRSRSRSRSRSRRSRKSRSRSGSSKSSRSKSRSRSRSASRSRSRSKSRSKKKGKSRSRSRSRSKGEDKEGRERNDKGRKSRSKEKSVSKARGRSPERSRSRSRTRGKNRKESRSQSRSRSRSRSQRSRKRGKQDSKKSKKDDSCSRSRSRSASKENKEHSRKSVSKNPEPKSDGEEDARADRRSGSRSRSRSASKPEIKSRSASASPSKARSRSRSGSRSASRSRSRSRSRS, encoded by the exons ATGCCAAGGGTTTACATAGGGAGGCTGAGCTACCAGGCTAGGGAGAGGGATGTCGAGAGGTTCTTCAAGGGATATGGGAAGATACTCGAGGTCGACCTCAAGAACgg GTACGGGTTTGTGGAGTTTGACGACCCCCGCGACGCGGACGACGCGGTGTACGAGCTCAATGGCAAAGACCTGTGCGGCGAGCGGGTCATAGTGGAGCACGCGAGGGGCCCGCGCCGCGACGGCAGCTACAGCTCGGGACGGA GTGGATATGTGTATAGGCGCAGTGGGAGAGATAAGTATGGACCTCCGACTCGCACAGAGTACCGCTTGATAGTGGAGAATCTGTCCAGTCGCTGCAGCTGGCAGGAtttaaag GATTACATGCGCCAGGCTGGGGAGGTGACCTATGCCGACGCCCACAAGGGAAGAAAGAACGAGGGAGTGATCGAGTTCAAGTCCTACTCCGACATGCGGCGGGCCCTGGAGAAGCTGGACGGCACCGAGGTGAACGGGAGGAAGATCCGGCTGATTGAGGACCGGCCCGGGTCCCGGCGGCGCCGCTCCTACTCCCGGAGCCGCAGCCGTTCCAG GTCTCGCTCCAGAAGCAGGCGTTCCCGCAAGAGCCGGAGCCGCAGTGGGAGCAGCAAGAGCAGCCGGTCGAAGAGCCGGTCGCGCTCCAG GTCCGCCTCCCGTTCCAGGAGCAGGAGCAAGAGCCGCAGCAAGAAGAAGGGGAAGAGCCGGAGCCGGAGTCGGAGCCGGAGCAAGGGGGAGGACAAGGAGGGCAGGGAGCGCAACGACAAGGGGCGGAAGAGCCGGAGCAAGGAGAAGAGCGTGAGCAAGGCCAGGGGGCGGAGCCCGGAGCGGAGCCGCAGCAGGAGCCGAACGCGGGGTAAGAACCGGAAGGAGAGCCGGAgccagagcagaagcaggagtcGGAGTCGCAGCCAGAGGAGCAGGAAGAGAGGCAAGCAGGACAGCAAGAAGAGCAAGAAAGACGACTCCTGCTCCAGGTCGAGGTCCAGGTCGGCGTCCAAGGAGAACAAGGAGCACTCCAGGAAATCTGTCTCCAAAAACCCGGAGCCCAAGAGCGACGGGGAAGAAGACGCCCGCGCGGATCGCAGATCTGGGTCTCGATCCCGCTCTCGATCTGCCTCGAAGCCCGAGATCAAATCCCGCTCGGCTTCGGCCTCCCCCTCCAAGGCCAGGTCTCGCTCGCGATCCGGGTCCAGGTCCGCCTCCCGCTCCCGGTCACGATCTCGCTCCCGGTCCTGA
- the LOC102691542 gene encoding putative transmembrane protein 244 isoform X1: protein MAFKGKIADTKTVLLQLLLCLVIFYTVYYMIGSVCFGIFKLDHFDGLIPFDFKTEPSESSSKYLVNLLSMELTYFSSGLLFAAVVKRWVWDYAFTVTLIHIALTSVVMLEFPLVWQWWLALGSGLFLMICNGQLIAYFACQNDHRYPAFHSY from the exons ATGGCATTCAAAGGGAAAATAGCCGACACCAAG actgtACTCCTGCAATTACTTCTGTGTTTGGTCATTTTCTACACTGTCTACTACATGATCGGCAGCGTCTGTTTCGGTATTTTCAA GCTTGACCATTTCGATGGACTCATTCCGTTTGACTTCAAGACCGAGCCCTCGGAGTCCAGCTCTAAATATCTGG TGAACCTGCTGTCCATGGAGCTCACCTACTTCAGCAGTGGGCTGCTGTTTGCCGCCGTGGTGAAGAGATGGGTGTGGGACTACGCCTTCACTGTCACTCTGATCCACATTGCCCTGACGTCTGTAG TTATGTTAGAGTTTCCTCTCGTGTGGCAGTGGTGGCTAGCACTAG GGAGCGGTTTGTTTCTCATGATCTGCAACGGCCAGCTGATCGCTTACTTCGCCTGCCAGAATGACCACCGGTATCCTGCATTTCACAGCTACTGA
- the srsf4 gene encoding serine/arginine-rich splicing factor 4 isoform X1, whose product MPRVYIGRLSYQARERDVERFFKGYGKILEVDLKNGYGFVEFDDPRDADDAVYELNGKDLCGERVIVEHARGPRRDGSYSSGRSGYVYRRSGRDKYGPPTRTEYRLIVENLSSRCSWQDLKDYMRQAGEVTYADAHKGRKNEGVIEFKSYSDMRRALEKLDGTEVNGRKIRLIEDRPGSRRRRSYSRSRSRSSRSRSRSRRSRKSRSRSGSSKSSRSKSRSRSRSASRSRSRSKSRSKKKGKSRSRSRSRSKGEDKEGRERNDKGRKSRSKEKSVSKARGRSPERSRSRSRTRGKNRKESRSQSRSRSRSRSQRSRKRGKQDSKKSKKDDSCSRSRSRSASKENKEHSRKSVSKNPEPKSDGEEDARADRRSGSRSRSRSASKPEIKSRSASASPSKARSRSRSGSRSASRSRSRSRSRS is encoded by the exons ATGCCAAGGGTTTACATAGGGAGGCTGAGCTACCAGGCTAGGGAGAGGGATGTCGAGAGGTTCTTCAAGGGATATGGGAAGATACTCGAGGTCGACCTCAAGAACgg GTACGGGTTTGTGGAGTTTGACGACCCCCGCGACGCGGACGACGCGGTGTACGAGCTCAATGGCAAAGACCTGTGCGGCGAGCGGGTCATAGTGGAGCACGCGAGGGGCCCGCGCCGCGACGGCAGCTACAGCTCGGGACGGA GTGGATATGTGTATAGGCGCAGTGGGAGAGATAAGTATGGACCTCCGACTCGCACAGAGTACCGCTTGATAGTGGAGAATCTGTCCAGTCGCTGCAGCTGGCAGGAtttaaag GATTACATGCGCCAGGCTGGGGAGGTGACCTATGCCGACGCCCACAAGGGAAGAAAGAACGAGGGAGTGATCGAGTTCAAGTCCTACTCCGACATGCGGCGGGCCCTGGAGAAGCTGGACGGCACCGAGGTGAACGGGAGGAAGATCCGGCTGATTGAGGACCGGCCCGGGTCCCGGCGGCGCCGCTCCTACTCCCGGAGCCGCAGCCGTTCCAG CAGGTCTCGCTCCAGAAGCAGGCGTTCCCGCAAGAGCCGGAGCCGCAGTGGGAGCAGCAAGAGCAGCCGGTCGAAGAGCCGGTCGCGCTCCAG GTCCGCCTCCCGTTCCAGGAGCAGGAGCAAGAGCCGCAGCAAGAAGAAGGGGAAGAGCCGGAGCCGGAGTCGGAGCCGGAGCAAGGGGGAGGACAAGGAGGGCAGGGAGCGCAACGACAAGGGGCGGAAGAGCCGGAGCAAGGAGAAGAGCGTGAGCAAGGCCAGGGGGCGGAGCCCGGAGCGGAGCCGCAGCAGGAGCCGAACGCGGGGTAAGAACCGGAAGGAGAGCCGGAgccagagcagaagcaggagtcGGAGTCGCAGCCAGAGGAGCAGGAAGAGAGGCAAGCAGGACAGCAAGAAGAGCAAGAAAGACGACTCCTGCTCCAGGTCGAGGTCCAGGTCGGCGTCCAAGGAGAACAAGGAGCACTCCAGGAAATCTGTCTCCAAAAACCCGGAGCCCAAGAGCGACGGGGAAGAAGACGCCCGCGCGGATCGCAGATCTGGGTCTCGATCCCGCTCTCGATCTGCCTCGAAGCCCGAGATCAAATCCCGCTCGGCTTCGGCCTCCCCCTCCAAGGCCAGGTCTCGCTCGCGATCCGGGTCCAGGTCCGCCTCCCGCTCCCGGTCACGATCTCGCTCCCGGTCCTGA
- the LOC102691542 gene encoding putative transmembrane protein 244 isoform X2: MIGSVCFGIFKLDHFDGLIPFDFKTEPSESSSKYLVNLLSMELTYFSSGLLFAAVVKRWVWDYAFTVTLIHIALTSVVMLEFPLVWQWWLALGSGLFLMICNGQLIAYFACQNDHRYPAFHSY, from the exons ATGATCGGCAGCGTCTGTTTCGGTATTTTCAA GCTTGACCATTTCGATGGACTCATTCCGTTTGACTTCAAGACCGAGCCCTCGGAGTCCAGCTCTAAATATCTGG TGAACCTGCTGTCCATGGAGCTCACCTACTTCAGCAGTGGGCTGCTGTTTGCCGCCGTGGTGAAGAGATGGGTGTGGGACTACGCCTTCACTGTCACTCTGATCCACATTGCCCTGACGTCTGTAG TTATGTTAGAGTTTCCTCTCGTGTGGCAGTGGTGGCTAGCACTAG GGAGCGGTTTGTTTCTCATGATCTGCAACGGCCAGCTGATCGCTTACTTCGCCTGCCAGAATGACCACCGGTATCCTGCATTTCACAGCTACTGA